A region from the Vicia villosa cultivar HV-30 ecotype Madison, WI linkage group LG3, Vvil1.0, whole genome shotgun sequence genome encodes:
- the LOC131659468 gene encoding uncharacterized protein LOC131659468, with translation MSGMQGVGPTYTQPGMATFSPNAGLVGRSVQNPGPSGQMPTLTTNNQAAFRQEMDASNHDMVGVLAQEMGSEVPEEQPRVVVVNREQNAYEVVQRVRRDNVAIENNQTTLIERIMANNGLFTGLRRPNYTSPVADYILQTELPRGTKVPKFTKNLGETGESTMEHIARYLTEAGDLENSENFRVKYFPSSLTKNAFTWFTTLPPNSIDTWAHLERLFHRHFYMGQTKNSLKELLADRVRQVERLKAEKARAYKNYKKERVAYVEPEDIEVETLDDSYGFDEVEIDLAKLKEAPPYSCKLLTHSNGKNPVEPDKSD, from the exons ATGTCAGGAATGCAAGGTGTTGGACCTACATACACCCAACCTGGTATGGCAACCTTTTCGCCAAATGCAGGTTTAGTCGGTCGAAGTGTACAAAATCCAGGCCCATCAGGCCAAATGCCTACACTAACCAcgaataaccaagcagcatttagacaagagatggatgcaagcaaccacgATATGGTGGGTGTACTTGCTCAAGAGATGGGTTCA GAAGTTCCTGAAGAACAGCCTAGGGTAGTTGTGGTTAATAGGGAGCAAAATGCATATGAAGTAGTACAGAGGGTCAGAAGAGACAATGTGGCAATAGAAAATAATCAAACAACCCTGATCGAAAGGATCATGGCTAATAATGGCCTTtttactggacttcgacgtccaaactatacctCCCCTGTAGCAGACTATATTTTGCAAACTGAACtaccaagaggtaccaaagtacccaaatttacaaaaaatTTAGGGGAAACTGGTGAATCGACTATGGAACACATAGCCCGATATTTGACGGAGGCTGGTGATCTAGAGAATAGTGAGAATTTTagagtcaaatattttcctagttcgttaacaaaaaatgcttttacatGGTTCACCACCTTACCTCCAAACTCTATAGATACTTGGGCTCATTTAGAGAGATTGTTCCACAGACATTTCTACATGGGACAAACCAAGAATAGTTTGAAAGAActg ttggcagatagagttcgacaagtcgaacgactaaaagctgAAAAGGCCAGGGCATATAAGAATTACAAGAAAGAGAGAGTAGCCTATGTTGAACCTGAAGACATCGAAGTCGAAACCTTAGATGATTCATATGGCTTTGATGAAGTCGAAATAGATTTGGCCAAATTAAAAGAGGCACCCCCATATTCTTGTAAGTTGCTCACCCACTCTAATGGAAAAAATCCTGTCGAACCTGACAAAAGTGATTAA
- the LOC131659469 gene encoding uncharacterized protein LOC131659469 — translation MNLEFVAPSVINGEIIVEIEQSDIESEVLYWDSALIMYVLGGDLSMNMVKQFMIRQWNTVQLPDLLYHDDRYFIMRFKSMKEKEEILMNGPYTIKNIPMLLRDWKPDFCMKKDMLRTIPIWVKLPQLPLEMWGAKSLNKIGSAIGSPVVTDECTAQKLRASYARILVEIDATQQMPKEITIQNHEGKKVKQAIKYEWLPKFCGRCQNFGHNCATARTILQWKPKPQQASEEPTKGKTAVEPSTELVIESKEDAPEGVVSKLDEQETWSSPKTGSKGHGTGRTNGKNPVVVECSNGFHALGDWNEPIGLEELEPC, via the coding sequence ATGAATCTTGAATTTGTAGCTCCTTCTGTGATTAATGGTGAAATCATAGTTGAAATTGAACAATCAGATATTGAATCGGAGGTCCTCTATTGGGATTCTGCTCTGATTATGTATGTGCTAGGTGGCGATTTGAGTATGAACATGGTAAAACAGTTCATGATTCGCCAATGGAACACGGTGCAACTCCCAGATCTGCTCTATCACGACGACAGATACTTCATTATGCGTTTCAAATCGATGAAGGAAAAGGAGGAAATCCTTATGAACGGGCCGTATACTATCAAGAATATACCGATGTTGCTACGGGATTGGAAACCAGATTTCTGTATGAAAAAGGATATGCTGCGCACAATACCGATCTGGGTGAAGTTACCACAATTGCCTCTGGAGATGTGGGGAGCAAAAAGTTTGAACAAGATCGGTAGTGCTATAGGATCACCAGTGGTAACCGACGAATGTACCGCTCAGAAATTGAGGGCTTCCTATGCTAGAATTCTCGTGGAAATAGATGCTACACAACAAATGCCGAAAGAGATCACTATACAGAATCATGAGGGGAAGAAGGTTAAGCAGGCCATTAAATATGAGTGGTTACCAAAGTTTTGTGGGAGATGCCAAAATTTTGGGCATAACTGTGCCACGGCTCGTACCATACTCCAATGGAAACCAAAACCACAACAAGCTTCTGAGGAGCCAACAAAGGGCAAGACAGCTGTTGAACCTAGCACAGAGCTTGTAATAGAGAGCAAGGAAGATGCACCTGAGGGAGTGGTCAGTAAGCTTGATGAGCAGGAAACTTGGTCCTCCCCAAAAACAGGCAGCAAAGGTCATGGAACTGGCAGAACTAACGGTAAAAACCCTGTAGTTGTTGAATGTAGCAATGGTTTTCATGCTCTAGGGGATTGGAATGAACCCATAGGGCTGGAAGAACTTGAGCCATGTTAG